The DNA region CCCCTTCAATAGAGAGAGTAGCTGAAAACTTTTGGATACATCTAAACAAGAGACTACTTGAGCTATTCTCTGAGACTATAGACTGAAATTGCAGAAAATGTGGCCTGCTTAATGGTCAATGCCTTATGTTTATCAGTAGAATTAAGGTCCGAGACCAAAACTTAAGGTGCTAACCCTATTGGGTATTAGTGCTGAAGGCTACAGAGGGAAAGAGATTGCTCTTTGGCTTGTGATCTGTTGCCTTATCCCTGTAAAAGCTGTGAGTAGCACCAGTTTGCTACATATTAGAAATTCAGTTTTcttgttttgattcttttctcCCTCATCAAGACGATTTTGTATTTCTGAAATCTCTCTTGCCATACTTTCAAAGTTTCTTTTGGAAATATCTGAAACTCACTGgaaatttttgcatttttgatgGTACAGGGATTCCTGTTAGCTCCAGCTCAAAATTCTCTCGGTTCTGTGAGTTTTGAATGGAGGAAGGTCTTAGAGACTTTCCTGAGGATGGGTTCAGGGAAGGAAGCAGAATGACTGGGAAAGACAATATGATATATATTAGTTATCTTGGCCTTCTGGCACTGACGTGAGCcaggaaagaagagaagcaaaCTCTCTTCGAAGGCCATCAAAGGAACAAGCAACCTCTTCAGCCATGCCATCAGTTCCAGTCATCTGAGGGTCCTAGTTCAATATTTCAGCATAAGAAATAGTCAGCTGAGATCAGATCTGATGCCACAAAAGAAAGAGGGTTTTTATTTCAACTGCTATATACCCTCTTTCTCTACTAAGGGACCCATACAAAGGCAGTACTAAACAGAGATTGGATGTGAACGTCTGGCATACCTGCCTTCTGATGGCTTGCAGGAAGCCACCATGCAGTGTGATTTCATGTGAAAGGCTCTGTCCTGACATGTGAGAGAGGGGAAGGGTTGAGTTCAAGAGGAAAGTATCTAATCTCATCTCATTTGCCTCTTCTGATTTGAAACACCATTGCCTCTGGTTCAGCCAGACACACAGAGATTTACCAGGGGAGGCCAAGGAAATGCCCCACTGTGTGCAGTATGCATGTTTTTCATCATTTGGTGTGAGAGAGGTCGAATGGCTACATACTCTTTTTGTTCAGCCCTCCATATGATTTGTAACCTGGTTGGAACTTGGGTAGAGAAGGGAGCAGACCCAGAAAAACAAGAGGTGTCTGTGCATGGGTGTAAATGCATGTGCTGAAACCTCAGACCTTTTTTCCATAGGCAAAAGGAGCAGATGAAAAGGAGAAGCCCAGGGCAAGAGATAGACAAGCGGCTCCTGTTCCATGGCACAAGCCCATCCCACTTGTCTGCCATCTGTGAGCAGAATTTTGACTGGCGAGTCTGCGGGGCTCATGGGACGCTGTATGGAAGAGGTGCGAGGGCAAGATCCTGTGtttcagggcagccccagccatgGTGGGGAGGCAGAAGAAGCTCCCTGAGGGATGGTGGGTTGCAGCATGCCGAGGCAGGACCTCTGCCGGCCCGGGAGGAGCTGGCACAGGGGCCACAGCAGCATGGTCTGCCAATGCTGGCCAGGGCTGTGGATTGCTGCACGGGGACTGACTGGCGCCGACACCACGGCCCTGTCCGTCTGCCTCTGTGCATCCATTGCAGATGGTGTCAGCAGCAACTGTGCTTCTGATGGGGCTGGAAACATCCCTCCTTGCCTCAGGTACCTGCTGTTAAGCAGAGCTTTTGGTCAGATAGGGCTGCGAGGCGGATGGTGAAATGTGTCCAGCATctgctgatgctttaaaatcaacCGATGTGGCAACACCTGGCAAGGCTGTGTTTAGAGCTTCATGGGGTAGGAACGAGAAGGAGGTGCTTGCTGACTTGTTGGTTGTTAAAGTGCCAACAGCAGCCATTTGCTCCTTCGCTTAATGTATTTTCTTACCTGTGCCTTTTTCTGCTCCCTAGGAAGCTACTTTGCCAGAGACGCCAGTTATTCTCATCAGTACTGCCCATCCAGCACTGGTCCCCAGAGCATGTTTGTAGCTCACGTTCTTGTTGGAGACTTTGTTCAGGGAAACTCGGAATACCTTCGCCCTCCACCCAGACCTGGGAATCCAAACAGGCTCTACGACAGCTGTGTGGATGACCCAAAGGATCCTTCcatctttgtcatctttgagaaGCATCAGATTTACCCTGCCTATATTCTGGAGTAGACATGTTCATCTCAATGAGGATGATGTCAGAGGTAGCAATATCTCATCTGAAAATGACACTTGAaccttagattttttttgttgcatgTAAGAACCTTGCTTTTGACATCCAGTTATACTTCAGTTTTGTTTCAATTGCAAGAATGAATATACAAGTAATGTAAATTATGAAATGGCTGGGTTCTTTATGAGAGTTGTTTTCCTCCTAAATAGACTGGTGGCAGTTAAATTGTAATAAATAATCTAACCATGACAATGTGATGATCATTTTGATGCAAGTGTGATGTAGATTTAAGTGTGCATTATGATTAATTTGTAAAACAACTTGCTTCCATCTATAGTGTGGTACATAACTAGATGTTGTTTAGGACATATTTGGGAGAATGAATatagaaaatgaggaaaatggaGTATAAAAAAGCATATTTGAGGGGTGATTCTTTGGAGCTGTTTTTCCATGAAGTGAAGCTCATCAGCTTCTTGTCAGTGTAAAAAAAGTAGACAATGGGCTGTAAGCTGTTTTTGTCCTGTGGTTTGGCTGCTTTGAATTTTGTGGCGAGAAAAGGTTTTTAGATCGTATCCTAAAGGAGTGTTACATCATGTTCCCTTATTGCTCTGCTGGTCCCATTTGGTTATCTTGCAGTAAGAGTCATAAGGACTccagttcagaagaaaaaaaatcctggataACAGAGAAGTGATTCATTGGTCTTCCTCAGTCTGCCTTGATCATTGATTGTGTGCTAAAGACGGAGTAGGCAATGCAGTGCACAACTAGTAAAGGAACTCTGCTTCACGTCTCTGAGAGAACTGGTAGATGCCACAGGCTATACTGATGGCCAGTCATaccaaaaatcaaaacaacagtAATCTCCTGCTCTTCTAAAAAGAGCTAAGTTGTTACTCTGAGCCGTTGCGTCCTTCCTGACTGCAGACTAGGCCGGGATCTTGCTTTAAGGGAATTATTTAACTTCCCAAAACTTTAAGGAGAGTTCCAGATAGTAAAATGGGTTCACACCAAGTGAATTCATATTGGATTCGTAGTAGTAGTGGATTTATATCACATGTTGCTGCAGAGGTATATGGCAACCTGATGTCCGCCTGGCCCCAATGTAGGTCACAGCACCAGCAGATTTGAATGTTAAACCCAGAGCCGAGAGGGAGCAGAGTCACGGTGCTGTTGCAGTGAGCTGTTGCTCagtttttgcttctgcttttgcttctttttgcacCTGCGTCAGGGTTGGTCACATCTGtgggccagctgcaagcagctcCCTTGAGCTCTTCCCTGGTGCCAGTCCTTCCTCTCGGGCATCTTCTCCATGAGCGGCCCCATCTCCTCTGGTGCCAGGAGTGCTTCAGCCTCCAGCAGCAGCTTGGGCCTGTAAAGCGGCTGAGAGTGCAGGGCATTGTGGTTGCTCTGAATGACCTCCCTTCCTCAGGGATGGTGTCTGCTGCCCTCTGCCCAGAAGCAGAGTCTGGGGTCATAATGTTGGAAGTGTCAGCCGGATACCAGGAACCACTGCGAGGAGGAGTCGTGCAGTCCCTGCCAGTGGGAAACCCCTCCCTGTGGGATGTGGGAACCAGTGCTGGGAAACATCTGGGGAGCCCCATAATTAACCCTGGAGACGTGGTTTTCTTTATCTGCTGATTGCATCGCTGTCAGCACTGCTTATCCTCTTCTACATCAAGTCTGCCCATCCTGCTGGTGACACCATACCCAAGTGCCAGTGTCCTTGCCGTGGGGTGACTCCCTGTGCCAGAGCAGAGCTTCCTCAGGTTTAGGTCAAGCAAACTAGGGATATTCCAGGTGCTGAAGTTAGACCCTCACAAGGCCATGCTATAAGCAGGGAGGAAGTCTGCAATGAGCTGAGTAACAACCCACAGCGGGGCTCTGCTTGGACCACAGAGCCAGCACTTGGATGAGTGACTTGGGAgacagtgtggctttgtgagggatgCCCGGCAGCACGGccactccccctttcccctctacAGACTGAAGCTGGTGGTGGGTTATTTTAAATGGCCATGCAGTCACCTGGCACTTCTCCACATGATTCAGAagtgtctcggctgtgtgtgcCCTGACTGGGACAGACAGGGAGGACTTCCTAATTCTGTCATCCCAGCTAGCAATTTGCATCTGCAGGAAATGCTGTAAGTAAAGTAACCCCTggaatgagctgctgcatttgATGCTTTTGCACCTTCTAGTCTTTCTGTGGGGAGTTGTGTGATTTGACCATAAACTCAAGGGTTTTTTGTGAGTGAGTGAGCGAGCTGATCTGGAGCTTCATCAACCTACAGGGAGGTATGTGGATCTAGTTAGTCTTGGATAGGCATCAGGCTTTTGATGAAACCAGGATGAGGTAAAGGATGCATTAGGAGAGTGTGATATTTACTACATAACATTTCTAgttaatgaaaagatttttttttcaaatcctctTCTACATTAACCAACATACCAAACCAAATCTGTTCTTGCTCCTCCAACCCATCAATCCTACTAGGTGTTGTATTTGCTGGGATGTTTGCTTTTCCCACAGGGTTTATCAAATCTCATATTCCAACCCCTGATGTGTTCATTTCTGTTTGGACACAGAAACCTGGCTGAATTAATTCCACTGATATGACTGGGATATGAATTTCATCTTTGCATAACAATCCTTGGGCCCTATTTTACTGAAATACTAGTTTCCAGTTCAGGGGTGGAATCACACGTGTATGTGCATCCGAGATGAACTCTTGCCGTCACTGAGTACAAATATTTCCTCTACAATGCAGAGCACTCTTGAGGATTTCAATTGGACTACTTCCTGTGACTGACCACATACATATTCAGGAGTCTGCAGCTATAATTTTTGTGGAAGCCACATTTCAGATTCCCAGTTTAACAAAAATACCCTGTGTCAACAGGCTTGTAAAAGAGCAAACAGTATTAGCTAAATCACAGAGAGGCAAAAAGCTTATTTCCTTCCTATTCTGTTGTTAAACCTCATAAATCAAAATCTAGTCatctcattttacattttttgaaGGTGAGGCAAAAAAGAGATGACTATACTTTTATTTCACAAATGTCTTGCTCAGAGCATTTGTATTTCTGAATGCTTGCAGACTTCACTTTGCTAACAAGTACTGGTGAGCTGAATGTAATGCTCTGTTTGCTGTGTATCTTTCTCAGTTCTCCATCAGGCTTTCACATCGTGGGTGCTACATCATTAGAACACATTTCCTGCACAGGTGGACAAATCCCAAAGGAAAAGTACCCCAGTGCACTCTTGTAAGTTTACCTTTGCATTTCAATTTAGCTGTGTGATAAACAGTGGCCACCCTCCACTGAGATGCAGGAGAAAATGATGCAGATGCACTTTGACCAGTAGTGGAAAGTACCTACTAGTCATAGGCAGCACAGTTGGCTTCAGTGTATTTACTGCAAGAGGATTTGGTATCTGCCAAGTAGATAAGCTAACGTCTAACCATCTGGAAAGCTCCATGTAGTTTAAACTGATTACTATTTACTCACACACAAATGCATTCCCTGTGTCCATATATATAAGGAGATGAGTGTAATAAATGTAGCTATCTTCACGGCTTGGAATTTCTAACTCTCATGGGAAAGAGCCTTTGGTTCCTGACGGTCTAGATAGAGTTCATAGGAAATGCTCCAGTTTAATATCAGTGACTGTAGGCTGTTCTGGTAGTAGGCAGAGATGGCTAATTGACACTGAATCAAAATATGCTTGTAGAAGGACCATTGACAGTCATGCAGTTCTATCATGTCAGTGTCTGCTTTCTCTGCTTGGTTCAAGCCTTCCCATTTCTGTATTAATTCTTAAGTTGAGGCTGTCCCagagtatttttttcccttgtgcaaACCTTTGCCCAGTGAGGTTCCTAACAGAATCACATAACAAATAATAGCtgtaatatttttccttaaaaccATTCTATTTCAGTGCAATAGGAAGATTTAGTCTGTAAATGAATATGTTTCTGAGGAATGACCTTGAGAGGCATGTTAAGGTCTGGCTACTACATCATTATGGAGGACAGGGTGACAACTTTTCCCTGGGGAAGAATCAGCTCGCTGTGGGGGTAACTCAAGTCATGTCGTATGGAAAGGAGCTTTTAGGGAAGGAGGAAACCAAGAGTTTAGTTTGGTGCTGAGGTAGAAACTGGAGGAGGAACTGAGTCTGAGGGCAAGGCTAGAGCTGCAGCTCCGTTCATGTACTCGTCTATAAACCATAGTAAGGCAGACCATACCCCCTTAGGGGCACCAAGCGCTCacagcaggaaatgcagtcagacTTTTTCCTCGAATGGGTGGTTCACAGGATGAACTTCTTGCCtgtgttcttgctcaccagcctTACGAGGCTGAATtacttcctgcagagcagtgcaggTCCCAAGGGTATGATGCCAGTCTGCCCATCTGCAGGCATTTGAGCACACACTCAAGAATAGGGGGTCCtggcttgaaaatgaaggaaagacTGCTTCACAGCTGAGTATCAAGcactatttctgtttttaaaactgttcCCAGCACACTAGAAAGCTTGGTTCTAGTTGCACCCCTTGTTGCATTGCTATTTATTGCCTGTCTTTGGCCTCAAAATAGCAGAAGTCCGTGCCTACCTTGAGCTGTGGGCACTCCCTCCTTTCCAGCAGGGCCACACACCCAGCACCTCAAATTACCCCCGTCTCCTCAAATACTGCTGGTGATAGTTTAAGCTACAAAAGCCAATGCTTTCAGCCTACTTCTGACCATGGGAAGAATCTTCCTAGGTCCACAGACCCTCACAGATCTAAATCAAAAGAGCTCTCACTTTCACACTTTACTCGCAAGCTGGTACACAAAGTGTAACTTCTAATGTAGACAACCACCAGATTGTTGAGGACCTTCAAAACCAATTCCCATTCAAAATGTCAGAGCTAGAAAATCTATTGACATGATGACAGGGAAAGACCTCTGTTAATAACTAAACATCAGCTCCCAAGTCTATTCAGTCCCATGTACAGAGATGTGGCATATTCAAATCTTCAGATGAGGCAAATGTGACTCATGGAACAGGCAGTGAAAAGTAAAGGCTGAATATAAACTATGGCCaaattcaaatgaaaagaaagctCCCTTTGGCCACTGCTGGAACAGGTGGGAACCTGGTTGGATTCCCAAGCTATGACCACAGAAATATCAGGCAGCTGAAGATCCTCAATCAGAAAGGCAGCAATAAATATCACCATCTTCCAGCCTGCAAACAGCAGTGAGACCCTGGCCAAGGTGCTAGAGAGCAAGAATGCAGGAGCTGAAAGTGACCCATGAAGGAAAGATACTGCAGCTAGTTCTTTTTCGATGACATTTTTATGGCCTTATAGCCATGGCACTGCATAAGCACAAGGAAGGACCAGATGAATGCTCTGTGAAGCACAGGCTTAGTGCATGCATagggaaagaattttaaaataatattgattGTTGTACCCTGGAATCCCTCCGAGAAGAGCACTAGCACTTGAAGTTGACTGTATACTCCTTCCAATGCTGAGGAGTAAATTAATAGTAGCTAAAAAGGCAAATGAAGGCTCAGATACTGCCACCAGGAGCAATTGCTCACAAACTAGCATGACAAACCTGCTGTATGTGTGTGGCACCCAGACTGCTGTCTGGAGAGGTAAAATCCACTGTGAAATGGATGGACAACCACAGCTGGCTCACAGTCTTACAAATAAGGGAAGTTTGGGCATAAAATGACAGGTGGCCTGATTTTGAACATCAAGAATTTCTTTTAGAGAAATGTGTTGCCTAAAGAAAAGCAGACTACTTCCAAGACAGCCAGCATTTCCTGATCACAGGCCAAGAGGTTCCTTATCTGTTGTCACCCACAGATCTAGAGCTGGGATTGTGCTGTGAGGCTCATACCTTACCGTCACTTCTCTGGCACTGAGTACAGCTAGGTGTTCAAAAATTAACTTAAACCAACTAAAATTCCCTTTTCAAACCTTCTGAAAAGAATAAAGGTACTTGAGGAACCAGAAAacaaggcagaaagagagagaagattgGTGGTCCTCCCATGTATTTCAGATTTCACTTTTTCCTCTTCAATTTGTCTTAAATCTTTTCTGTATAACACACCCAAAGCCAGAGAATCAACAGTTTCATAATAACCTGCTGTAGCCATGTGGCAGCCAGTTGCCAGGTAATAGGATTAATTAATAATAatcctttctatttttattagGATTTGTTAGCAGTTACAGCATAGCTTTGTACCCAAGACCTATTATGATATCTTTTCTCAGTGGACACCATGCAAAGTGGAAACCAGCTTTAGCTCACATGACTGGGGCTAGAATTTCTCACCAGCTACATCTTTGCTGCAGATGATGGAATACAAAGGAAGTACAGGAAGCATCCATTTATACTAGCTTTCTCCTGCTCTGTAACATTTACTTTCAAAATGCTACAGGGGACTATTTTGTACCACCTCCCACACCCCAAACAGGGAGCTTTGCACAAGGAAATACTGGAAATGTAGCTCTTGGGCCTCCT from Apteryx mantelli isolate bAptMan1 chromosome 1, bAptMan1.hap1, whole genome shotgun sequence includes:
- the LOC106488495 gene encoding protein mono-ADP-ribosyltransferase PARP12-like gives rise to the protein MKRRSPGQEIDKRLLFHGTSPSHLSAICEQNFDWRVCGAHGTLYGRGSYFARDASYSHQYCPSSTGPQSMFVAHVLVGDFVQGNSEYLRPPPRPGNPNRLYDSCVDDPKDPSIFVIFEKHQIYPAYILE